In Nicotiana tabacum cultivar K326 chromosome 21, ASM71507v2, whole genome shotgun sequence, one DNA window encodes the following:
- the LOC142175552 gene encoding uncharacterized protein LOC142175552 — protein sequence MVLDRPCWMLETRGYFSVKSVWEYTRRRDEPRTTYRMIWPDEESLQHLFFRSETAKTTWKYFLSRVGIAVEGLTLHQAITKCWTANVCLRLKPVMQALPLCVVWELWKRRNSMKYGDVVTTSRVIYQVSSNLQALVKVRKPGMDMVPHKWQDLLAMMENFTPKLKVTKVMWEFPSAGWLKVNMDGASRGNPGRSSIGFCIRNENGDIVKSVGKEIEETTNTVAEVKAIVEALRFCRFQQYSHVWLQADSMLLKKIMDGIWKPPWIISEQVEEMMQLMNRGNYTVTHIHREGNKLADHLANYALDHGEIKCHQLWHLDA from the coding sequence ATGGTTCTTGACAGGCCTTGTTGGATGCTGGAAACAAGAGGATATTTCAGTGTTAAGTCAGTATGGGAGTATACAAGAAGAAGAGACGAACCAAGAACAACTTATAGAATGATTTGGCCTGACGAGGAATCTCTTCAACACTTGTTTTTTAGATCAGAAACTGCAAAGACAACTTGGAAGTATTTTCTATCGAGGGTAGGAATAGCTGTGGAGGGACTTACATTGCACCAAGCAATCACAAAATGTTGGACTGCAAATGTGTGCTTAAGGCTAAAACCGGTAATGCAAGCACTCCCCTTATGCGTAGTCTGGGAActttggaaaagaagaaatagtatGAAGTATGGTGATGTTGTGACAACTAGCAGGGTGATttatcaagtttcatcaaatctTCAGGCATTGGTGAAAGTGAGAAAGCCAGGGATGGACATGGTACCTCACAAATGGCAAGATCTATTAGCTATGATGGAAAATTTCACTCCTAAACTTAAGGTTACAAAAGTCATGTGGGAATTTCCAAGTGCAGGATGGCTAAAAGTTAATATGGATGGTGCATCGAGGGGAAATCCAGGCAGGAGCTCAATAGGTTTTTGTATAAGAAATGAAAATGGTGACATAGTCAAGTCAGTAGGGAAAGAGATTGAAGAGACAACAAACACAGTAGCTGAAGTGAAGGCCATAGTAGAAGCACTAAGGTTCTGCAGATTTCAACAATACTCTCATGTATGGCTTCAAGCTGACTCAATGTTATTAAAAAAGATAATGGATGGGATCTGgaaaccaccatggatcataTCTGAGCAGGTAGAGGAAATGATGCAACTGATGAATAGGGGCAATTACACAGTGACTCATATTCATAGAGAGGGCAACAAGCTGGCAGATCATTTGGCTAATTATGCTTTAGATCATGGAGAAATAAAATGCCATCAATTATGGCATCTAGATGCATAG